Genomic window (Mesorhizobium sp. M4B.F.Ca.ET.058.02.1.1):
GTGGCGGTGTTTGTCGGTTCCTACGTTCGGATGGTGTCCCTGCCGGACGAGAATCGTGGAAAACCGATCGAAAAGGTGCGCAGGTCATCGATCGGACGCATTTGCCGAATTGTTGAGCCGTACGAAGGGACATCGACGAATGGCATCCAAATCAGCAGTGGCGAATTTCGGCTCCACTACGCTCCCCTTTCTCTCGATGGTATCCAAGGAATCTCGTTTTACGCAGCTCCGACGGACATAGAGCTCGTCGCGGCTACAGAGGAAATGCTGCTGCTCTATAGCGAAGACATCTGGCAACTTGTCCGGCCTTTCGGTGAAAAGCAGGACACCCCGACTTTCGAGCGGCTGGTGGCAGCGTTCGGTTTCTCAGAAGTTTGAACATCATCATTCACAGGAGCAAGGCAATGCCGTCGAGCGAACTGCTCATCGCGTTTTTCGCCACCACGGCGATCTTCGCCTACATTCCCGGTCCTGCCATGCTCTACGCGGCGGCGCAGACGATGGCGCGCGGGCGCTGGTCAGGTTTGACGGCGGCGCTCGGCATCCATCTCGGCGGCTATGTGCATGTCCTTGCGGCGGCAGCGGGTCTTTCGGTGCTGTTCCATGCCGTTCCGCCGCTCTACATGGCGGTCAAGCTCATCGGCGCGCTCTATCTGATTTGGCTCGGCGTCTCGCTTTTCCGCGCCAGGACGCAAGGCGGCGACTCGGCGCTGCCCGCCATCGAGCGGAAATCGGCCCGCCGCGCCTTTTTCGAGAGCATCACCGTCGAAGTGCTCAATCCCAAGACGGCGATCTTCTTCATGGCGTTCCTGCCGCAATTCATCGATGCCTCGGCGGCATTTCCGGTCTGGCTGCAGTTCGTCATCCTTGGCACCCTCGTCAACCTGATGTTCTCCTCCGCCGACATAGCGTGCGTCTTCCTGGCCGGGGCGATGATCGCCGGGCTGCGGCGTTCGAGCCGCGCGCAGCGGCTGATGCAGCGCGCGGGCTGCGCGGTGCTGGTTGGTCTCGGCGTCCATGTCGCCCTGCAGAAGAGCTGAACGGCCGGCCGGGGTTCTGCGGCGACCCGTCCCCCGGCCGCCGTTGCGCTGGCTCGAATTGCGGTATATCGGCTTCGCCATGAACGACCGTCCAGCCATTTGAACCCCGAACCATCCTCAGAAACGGCTTTTTCCGCGCGTTGCCAGTGACATGATCAATCATCATCTGCCTTCCCCGGAACCTTTGCACCGCGCCATCGCGCGCTTTGGCGGCGTCACCGTGCTGGTGGTCGGCGACTTCATCCTCGACCGTTTCGTCAGCGGCGTGATCGAGCGGATCTCGCCGGAGGCGCCCATTCCGGTGCTGCACGGACGTGGCGAGATGCTGGCGATGGGCGGTGCCGGCAACGTCGTCTCCAACATCGTCTCGCTGGGCGCCGCCGCAATTCCTGTTTCGGTGATCGGCGCCGACAAGGCGGGCGACGATCTGATGCGGATGCTTGGCGAGCTTGGCGCCGAGACATTCGGCCTGTCGCAGCAGCGCGACCGCATGACCTCGTCGAAGAGCCGCTTCAGCGCGCTCAATCAGCAGGTGTTGCGTTTCGACGAGGAGGAGGTGAAGTCGCTCAACGCCGCCGAGCGATCGACGCTGGTCGAGCATTTCCGCACGGCCCTTGCGCGCGCCGACATCGTCATCCTGTCCGATTACGGCAAGGGCATGCTGCTCGACGGCGTCGCCGGCGAGCTGATCTCGATCTGCCGCGAGGCGGGAAAGCCGGTGCTGGTCGATCCCAAGGGCCGCGACTATGCCCGCTATGCAGGCGCGACGGCGGTCACGCCCAACCGCAAGGAACTCGGCGAGGCCGTGGGGCGCGCGGTGTTTGCCGATGACGAGATCGTGGCGGCGACGCGGGAACTGATCTCGGCGCATGGCTTCGACTTCGTCGTCGCGACGCGCAGCGAAAAGGGCATGAGCGTCGTCGAGCCCGACGATGCGCGCCACATCGCCACGCAGGCGCGGGAGGTGTTCGACGTCTCCGGCGCCGGCGATACTGTCATCGCCACCTTCGCGCTCGCACTCGCGGCGGGCGCCGACCGTGTGCAGGCCGCTACAATCGCCAATGCCGCCGGCGGCGTCGTGGTGGGCAAGCGCGGCACGGCGCGGCTGACGGTCGAGGAACTGACGGGGGCGCTGTTCCGCTCGCATGGGCCGGTCGCGCACAAGGATGCCATCCTCGACGCCGCCGCGGCAGCCAGGATGGTGGCCGCGTGGAAAGAGGAAGGGCTGACAGTCGGCTTCACCAATGGCTGCTTCGACATCCTGCATGCCGGCCATGTCAGCCTGCTGCACGCGGCGCGCAGCCAGTGCGACCGGCTGGTGCTCGGCCTCAACAGCGATGCTTCGGTGCGCCGGCTGAAGGGCCCGGGACGTCCGGTCAACGACCAGCACGACCGCGCCTGCGTGCTGGCGGCCCTAGCCTCGGTCGACGCCGTCGTCGTCTTCGAGGAAGACACGCCGCTGGCGCTGATCGAAGCCTTGTTGCCCGACATTCTGGTCAAGGGCGCCGACTATACGATCGACAAGGTGGTCGGCGCCGACGTGGTGCAGAAGGCCGGCGGGCGCGTGGTGCTGGTCGACCTCGTCGCCGGCAAGAGCACGACCGGCACCATCGGCAGGATGCGCGCTACCAATTGAGGGTTTCATGTCCGCACTGAACGACTATCTGGTTCGCTCGGCGGCCGCGCTTACGGCGACGGTCGAACGCGACCTTACCGCCGAGATGGAACGCGCCGTGAGCACGGTCGTCACCGCGCTGTCGCAAGGCAAGGCGCTGCTGATCTGCGGCAATGGCGGCTCGGCTAGCGATGCCATCCATATCGCCGGCGAGCTGGTCGGCCGCTTCCTCAAGGAGCGCAAGGCCTACAATGTCATCGCGCTGCCGGCCAATGCGGCGGTGCTGACCGCCTGGGGTAACGACTACGGTTTCGACACGGTTTTCTCGCGCCAGGTCGAGGCCCATGGCTCGCAAGGCGCCGTGCTGCTCGCCATCTCGACCAGCGGCAATTCGCCGAGCATCCTGGCTGCCGCCGAACAGGCTCGCATGATGAGCATGACGGTGATCAGCCTGACCGGCGACACCGGCGGCAAGCTCAAGCCGCTGACCGACATCCTGCTCAACGTGCCGTCGATCTCGACGCCGATCATCCAGCAGGGGCATCTGTGCCTCTACCATTATCTGTGCGAGGCGGTCGAAGCGCGTCTCAGCAATGGCTGATAGCAAGCCGCCGTATCCGCTCGATGAGCCCGGTCTTTGGGTTGAGCGGACTCGCGACAGGACCTTTGCGACTGGCCTGCCAGCGATCTTTCTCGACCGCGACGGTACCATCAATGTCGACACCGGCTATCCGAGCGATCCCGCTGATATCGTGCTGCGGCCGGAAATGCTACCGGTTATCCGAACGGCCAATCTTGTCGGTCTTCCCGCAATTATCATCTCGAACCAATCAGGTATTGCGCGCGGTTATTTCGGCTGGGCTGAATTCGCCGCCGTGAATGCCAAGCTGCTGGCACTTCTCGAAGTCGAGCAATGCCGGATCGATATGGTGTTCGCCTGTGCGTACCATTCGAGTGGCACGGGTGAGCTGGCGATGGGCGATCATCCGATGCGCAAGCCCAATCCCGGCATGCTTTTGCGTGCTCGTGATTTGTTGGGTGTGGACATTGGTCGATCGATCATCGTTGGCGACAAGGCCGACGACATGGAAGCCGGTCGAAGGGCCGGGCTGGCGGAAGGCTGGCTGGTCGGCGGCAGGTTCAACAAAAAGGCCGCGGACGGCAGTTTTGCGATACGCAAGCTAATGACGGGCAATGATTATCGCAGATTGTGCGACCTAATTGCCGGGTGGGCGCGGTTTAGAACGCCACCAGGCCCTCATCCTTGACGCGACGGATGGTGAGCGCGGTGCGCACGGTATCGACATTCGGCGCCGAGGCCAGTTCCTCGATGACGAAGGTCTGGAAGGTGCCGAGGTCGCTCGCCACGCAGTGCAGCAGGAAGTCGGATTCACCGGATACCATCCAGGCGTCGCGCACGATCGGCCAGCCGCGCGTGCGCTCGGCGAAGGTCTTCAGCTCGGCGTCGGCCTGATGATGCAGGCCGATGAGGCAGAAGGCGACGACATCCATGCCGAGCGCCGGCGCGTTGAGCAGGGCGCGGTAGCCGCGGATGATGCCGGCCTCCTCCAGCCGCCGGACGCGGCGCAGGCAAGGCGGCGCCGAAATGCCGACGCGGTTGGACAACTCGACATTGGTCATGCGCCCGTCATCCTGCAGCTCGCGCAGGATCTTCCAGTCGATGGCGTCGAGATCAGCTTTGAGCGGCATGGTCGGCTTTCGTGCGCGCAAGAATCTTTCGTGATTTTGTAATTAGACTTTCCGATGCATGCCATCCCTCCGTCCGACGATTTTTGACCGGAGGGTGAGAGATATTGCCGGCTATGCCGGCGCAGCTTTCCGGGGACGAATCCCAACCCGCCTTGCTGGCGCCGCGGGCAGCACTTACATTACGCGCGACAATCGGGCGGGATTTCCTTTAATCAAAATCCTTGGCTGCCCTCAGCAGAGAGCTTTCATGACCACCAAGCACGCGCCAGTCCTCATCATCGGCTCCGGCCCAGCCGGCTATACGGCGGCGATCTATGCCGCCCGCGCCATGCTGAAACCCATGCTGGTCGCCGGCCTGCAGCAGGGCGGCCAGTTGATGATCACCACCGACGTCGAAAACTATCCGGGCTTTGCCGATCCTATCCAGGGTCCATGGCTGATGGAGCAGATGCTGAAGCAGGCCGAGCATGTCGGCACCGACATCGTCAACGACATCATCACCGAGGTCGACCTCAACGTGCGGCCGTTCCGGGCCAAGGGCGATTCCGGCACCACCTACACCGCCGACGCGCTGATCATCGCCACCGGCGCGCAGGCGAAATGGCTGGGCATTCCCTCCGAGCAGACCTTCATGGGCTTCGGCGTCTCGGCCTGCGCAACCTGCGACGGCTTCTTCTATCGCGGCAAGGATGTCGCGGTGGTCGGCGGCGGCAATTCGGCGGTGGAGGAGGCGCTCTATCTCTCGAACCTCGCCAAGAGCGTCACCGTCATTCACCGGCGCGGCGACTTCCGCGCCGAGCGCATCCTGCGCGAGCGGCTGTTCAAGAAGGAGAATGTGCGCGTCATCTGGGACACGGTCGTCGACGAAATCACCGGGCAGCCCGGCAAGGCGCCGCTGCCGCCTTCGGTGGAAGGGCTGACGCTGCGCAATGTCGTGACCGGCGAGGTGACGCGGCTCAAGGTCGATGGCGTGTTCGTGGCGATCGGCCATGCGCCGGCGGTCGAGCTGTTCGTCGGCAAGCTGAAGCAGAAGCCGAACGGCTATCTGTGGACAGCGCCGGACTCGACCCGCACCGACGTGCCCGGTGTGTTCGCCGCCGGCGACGTCACCGACGACATCTACCGGCAGGCGGTGACGGCGGCCGGACTCGGCTGCATGGCCGCGCTCGAGGCTGAAAAATATCTCGCCGGGATCGAGGTGCACCGCGAGGCGGCGGAATAACAAAACGGCTGAGAAAAGCCGTTTAAAAGCCTGATTTTTCATTCAGACGCCAGAAAACGATACGAGGGGAAACCATGGCGCTGGACTGGGACAAGCTTCGCGTGTTTCACGCTGCGGCGGAGGCTGGGTCGTTCACCCATGCCGCCGAGACGTTGCACCTGTCGCAGTCGGCGATCTCGCGTCAGGTCAGTGCGCTGGAGCATGATGTCGGCGTGGCGCTGTTCCACCGCCACGCGCGCGGCCTGGTGCTGACCGAGCAGGGCGAAATGCTGTTCCGCACGGCGCACGACGTGCTGATGAAGCTGGAGACGATCAAATCGCGGCTGACCGAGGCCAAGGATCGGCCGTCCGGCGTGCTGAGGGTGACGACCACGGTCGGTCTTGGTGCCGGCTGGCTGACCGAACGCGTGCAGGAATTCATCGAACTCTATCCCGAGATCAGCCTGCAGCTGATTCTCGCCAACGAAGAGCTCGACCTCACCATGCGCCAGGCCGACTGCGCCATCCGGCTGCGTCAGCCGCAGCAGCCGGATCTCATCCAGCGCCGCCTGTTCACCGTGCATTTCCATCTCTACGCGGCGCCCTCCTACATCAGCAGATACGGCAAACCGGCCTCGATCGCCGAGCTTCGGAACCATCGCATCGTCACCTTCGGCGTGCCGGTGCCGTCGCACCTGTCGGAGCTAAACTGGCTGGAGACGGTCGGCGATTTCGAAAATGGGCAAAGAGTGCCGACGCTGCAGATCAACGACATCCTGTCGATCAAGCGCGCGGTGCAGGGTGGCGCCGGCATCGCCATGCTGCCCGACTACGTGATCAACAAGGATTCGGGCCTGATCCAGCTCCTGCCGGAGACGGAGGTGCCGTCCTTCGATACCTATTTCGCCTATCCGGACGCGATGAAGAACCAGGCCAAGCTGCATGTCTTTCGCGATTTCATCATCGCCAAGGCGCGCAGCTGGTCCTTCTAGGGTGCGTCGAAATCCAGGCGAGACCGGCCTGACCTGAACCTCCGGTTTGTCGGATCACCCGCGCCATGGCGTCAGCCGCGGCAGCCAGCCGGGGACGGCGCGACGGTAGGCCTCGTACTCGGCGCCGTAGCGACGGGCGAGCGTCGGCTCTTCGTAGAGCCTGACGAACGAGACCATGGCGGCGCCGACCACGGCGCCGTAGGCGACGAGCGTCCAGCTCGAGAACAACAGCGCCTGGCCGAGGATGATCGACAGCACGGCGACGTACATCGGATTGCGCACGTAACGGTAGATGCCGCTGACAACCAGCCGTTCGGTCGGCGCCACCGGGGCCGGCGTGCCAAGGCCCTCGAGCGCGAAGCGGGTGAAGGCGTGCAGCAGCATGGCTGTCGCTCCCACAACCAGCACCCAGCCGACAGGAACGAAGGCCGGCACCGTCGACAGCGGCAGCTGGTAGCGGTTCGTCAAAAGAAAAGGCGCCAGCCCGGCAACGACGCCGGGGGCCACGACAAGGAACAGCGCGCTGCCGGCGATTGCTGAAAATGTACGCATCAGGCGCCCTTGCCGCAAAAATGGACTGGGGCTGCTCGAATCCACATCATTTGGCGGCGTTCGCATTTTCCGATTGGAAACGACCCTGATGAAGGTTTCGGCAGCGACTTTGACCCTGAGTCGCGCTTGATTCCACCGATTTTCCTGGTCCTATTGAGCCCGGTAGTGGGTTGGACCACAGCCTGCGCCTTTTTGCATGCGTGTGTTGCAAAATAGATGCTTGTTTCTTGGGCATGATGAGCACATATATAGATCATCTCCTGGGCGCGTTCTCCTCCCATTAGCGCCCTCGAGTGTTCCCCTCTGGAGGTTAGCCTCAACAGGCACTTCCAATCAAACTCAGCCGGATCTTTATTGATCCGGCTTTTTTGTTGCCCGCAGTCCACGGATGCGGCGGAAAATCGATCGGCACTGCCACGTAACAGTGACATGTAACCTCTGGTAACATGGCGAAGACGCACTCTATCGAATAAGCAGATCATAGGACGCGGTTTGGTCGGTCCGGGAGATGGGGGCATCACTCGGACGGACCGGGCTCAGGCGGCTACCGCGTCCGAACCATTTCCCGCTGCGGCGGACCTGCCGTTTGCCTCCCAGGAAGACGGTCCGCAATAAGAACGGCGTCCGGATAGTCCGGGCGCCGTTTGCGTGTCTGCCACAACAAGTCCCGTTCAGGCAGCCTTGCCGCTGGCGTTCATCGCTTCGTCGGCCAGCCGGCCGGTAAGCTCGGCCATGTGGTCAAAGGCTGCCCGATAGCTGGCGACGCCGGCGGTTGCCGAGCGCAACTCGATGATCAGATCGCCGATCTCGGCCTGCGGCATGGTCGCCTCGACGACATCCCATCCCGGCCAATCAGGCCGCGCGTCATAACCGAGGATCTGGCCGCGCCGCTGCGGGATCAACGCGATGATCTTCGATGTCGCGTCGGACGGTGTGACGATCTCGACCTTCATCACCGGCTCGAGCAGCACCGGCGAGCAGGCAGCCATGCCCTCCTTCATCGCCAGCTTGGCCGCCATCTGGAAGGCCATGTCGGAGGAGTCGACGGCATGGTACGAGCCGTCCGAGAGATTGACTGCGACATCGACCACGGGGAAGCCGAGCGGTCCCGATTTCAGATAGTCGCGTATGCCTGTCTCCACCGACTGAATGTAGGTCTTCGGCACCACGCCGCCGGTGATGGTGTCGGTGAACTGGAAGCCAGTGCCGCGCGGCAGAGGCTTGATCTCGATCACCACGTCGCCGAACTGGCCGTGGCCGCCGGACTGCTTCTTGTGGCGGCCGCGCTGCTGCGCCGGTTTGCGGATCGTCTCGCGATAGGGCACGGCCGGAGCGTGGCCCTCGACCGGGATCTGGTTCTTGCCCTCGAGCCGCTCGCGCACGACCCGCAGGTGCATTTCGCCATGTCCCGACAGCACAGTCTCGGCGGAGTCCTGGTTGTGGCGCAGGCTGAGCGAGGGATCCTCCTCGGCCAGGCGCTGGATGGCGGCCGACATCTTGACCTCGTCCTTGCGCTCCTTCGGCCGCAGCGCGAAGGCGAACACCGGCTGCGGTGGCTCCAGCGTGACCAGCGGCTTGCTGCCGCCCTTGACCGAACTCAGCGTCTGGCCGGTCTTGACGTTGTCGAGCTTGCCCAGCGCGACGGTGTCGCCGGTCTTGGCGGAGGCGAGCTTCAGCTGATCCTTGCCAAGCATCTTGTAGATGCCGGAGACCTTGGCGCTTTCGCCGTTCGAGAGGTAAAGCTCGGCCGCGTCGGCGAGCTGCCCGGACAGCACCCGCGAGACCGACAGCTTGCCGCCATGGGCGGTGTGGATGGTCTTCATCACCTGGACAACGGTCTGGTTGCCGTCGGGCGCGCCAAGGCGCTTGCGGGTCGCCTCGATGTCGGGCGCGTCATGGCGGATCGCCTTCAGGAGACGCAGCACGCCATTGCCCTTCTCGGCGGTGCCAATCAGCACCGGCGTCACCGCGCCGGCGCGAAGATCGGCGGCGAGATCGTCGAAGATGGCATCCTTCGGCGGTTCGATCTCCTCGAGCAGCTGCTCCATCAACTGGTCGTCATGGTCGGCGAGCGTCTCCAGCATGGAGAAGCGGGCTTCCAGCTCACGAGCCTTGTCGTCGCTTGGGATGTCAGCGACCTGGCTTTCGGCATATTCGCGGTAGATGTAGGCCCGCTCCAGCGCGAGATCGATCGAACCGATGACGACACCGTCCTTGCGCAGCGGAATCTGGCGCAGCAGCAGCGGCACCGAACTTGCCGGCTGCAGCATCTTCAGCGTGTCGCGCACTCCGGCGATCGCCTTGTCGACCTTGTTCAGGAACAGGATGCGCGGCACGCCAAGATCGTCGAGCTTGCGCATGATGAGCTGCAGCGCGGGGATCTTCTTCTCGTCGGCTTCGGCCACGACAACGGCGGCATCGCAGGCGGCAAGCACCGGTTCGGCCTCGAAGGCGAACTCGATCGAGCCGGGACAATCGACGAAGGTGAGCTGCTCGCCCATGAATTCCGTGGTGGCGAAGGTCGCCTCGACGCTCATGGCGTGGGCGCGGGCCTCGGCCGAATGATCGGAAACTGTGCTGCCTGATGAAACGGGATTCTGGCGGGGAATGGCGCCCGTCCGGGCGAGGATTGCTTCGAGAAGTGTCGTCTTACCGCTTGCGAAGGGACCGACTATGGCTATGCATTTCGGTCCCGTGCGTCGTCCTCCGGCGCGAGTACCCATGGCTGACCTCCACTCAGGCGTTTCCCTGTGAGCGGCGGCCGGCCTGTTCGGCCGTCGCGGGCGGGGCTTCTTTTCAATCGCCACCTGCCCAACGCCATCGTCCCACGGGTTCGCGGGGAGGGCAAGGAAAATAGGAAATTTTGCCGGCTTTGTGCCCTCAGGCGATCAGGGCCAGCGCTGCGGCATCGGCGGCGGGGAGAGCGCCGGCCTTTTGGCGCGGTGCCGGCCTGCCGAAGAAATAGCCCTGGAAGCGGTTGCAGCCGGCTGCCCTGGCGAGGGTGAACTCCTCTTCCGTCTCGACGCCTTCGGCGACGATGGTGACATGCTGGATGCGTGCGATCTGCGCCAGCGCCGAGACGAAGATCTGGGCCACCTGATCGTGGGCGAGGCTGCTGATATAGGAGCGGTCGATCTTGATACTGTCGATGGGCAAGGTCTTGAGATAGTTGATGCCGCAATGGCCGGTGCCGAAATCGTCGAGCGCGATGTGGAAGCCGAGCCCGCGCAGGGCTTCCAGGCGCTTCAGGATTTCGGGCGTGGCCGCGGTCGCCACCGTCTCGGTGATCTCGATTATGAACTCAGCCGCCAACCTGCCGGTTTCGCGGAGCACGCGGTCGCACATGGTGACGATCTCGTCGCGCTTCAGCTGCTCGCCGGAAACGTTGATGCTGATGCGGAGCCCGGGAAAATGTGCGATGTCGGCGCAAGCGCGCCTGAATACCCATTCGCCGAGCATGTCGATCAAGGTCGAACGCTCGGCGATCGGTATGAAGTCGGCCGGTGATATCAGGCCACGCACCGGATGGCGCCAGCGGACGAGCCCTTCAAGCGCAAAGGTCGATCGGTCGGTATCGACGATCGGTTGATAGTGGAGGTCAAGCTCGCCGAGGTAGATGGCCGCTCGAAGCTCGCGCTCGACCAGGCGACGGTAGCGCTTGTCCGACAGCATCTCCTCGTCGAACACGGTGACGCGGCCACGGCCGCCGGCCTTGCTCTCATAGAGGGCGAGGTCGGCAAGCAACATCAGCTCCGTCGTGTTCGAGGCGTGCGCGGGAGCTAGTGCCACGCCGATCGAGATTGATAGCGGGACGATCTTGCCTTCATGCGATTTGCCTGCCCGCATCACATCGAGCAGCCGGCGCGCATCCTTGTTGATCACTGCCAGATTGCCGTGCGGAACGATGACGGCGAATTCGTCGCCACCCAGCCGCCCGACTACGCCGTCGGCGAAGATACGCTCTGCGGCCTTGACCAGATGCGCCAGGGCGAGGTCGCCGAATTGATGGCCGAACGTGTCGTTGAGCTGTTTGAAGTGATCGAGATCAATCAACAGCAGGCTCGCCTCGCGCCGGCTGCGCAAGGTGCCCAGCCGCTCGTCGAGCGCTTCGAGGACATAGCGGCGGGTCATGGCGCCGGTCATCGCGTCGACGGCCAGAAAATGATGCTTCTCCGCTTCGGCGGCCGCCGCCGAGCGCAGGCGCTGGACCACGCTGCTGCGCATGTACATCAGCACCAGCAGCGCCAGGCCAGTCGCCACCATCGAAACGATGAGGGCGCTCGTGAAGGAGGAGTCCCTGACCAGGCCGGCCGCGCCGAGCGCGGTCGCGGCGATGCTCAGTACAAGCAGGAACTGGATACCGCGGTAGATTCTGCCGCTGTGATCCTTGATCGTGGCCAGTATGCTCATGTCACCGTCCCCGCAACACAAGCCACGGCTAGCGCCCAGCTGTTAAGAAGACATTGAGCCTGCCGACGATCGGCCGCTCATGGTTAAGAAGAAAATCGTCGGCGTTACGTGACGTCAACCGGTCCGGCGCAGGGCCGGCAGGGCAGTATCCGCATCATGCGTCGCGACAGCCTCAGCAAAGCGCGACAGCATCGGATTGAACAGGTCCGGACGCTCCCAGAAAGGGGCATGTCCGGCGCCAGGGACGACGTGGCATTGCTCCCACAGCGTGCCGCAATCCAGCGTGTCGAAGTAGTTGAGCCGGATGAACGGGTCGTCCTCGCCGTTGATGATCGCGACGGGGAAGGCGGCCTGCTCGACAACCTGTTTCTGGTCGGCGCCCTTGCCGGCCATCATGGAACGGGTCACCATGACGCGCAGCCGGCCATCCGTGCGCAGGATGGCGTCGCGGAATGACGGATCCGCGCTGTCGCCGAAGCACAGCGTTTCGAAGCGTTCGGCATCGCGTTCGGAATAGACCTTCTTGGAAGCGAGCAGCATGTCCCAGTTGGCGTGGAAGCCGCGCAGCATGCCGAAGAAGCCCTTCGATACGGGC
Coding sequences:
- a CDS encoding LysR family transcriptional regulator, whose amino-acid sequence is MALDWDKLRVFHAAAEAGSFTHAAETLHLSQSAISRQVSALEHDVGVALFHRHARGLVLTEQGEMLFRTAHDVLMKLETIKSRLTEAKDRPSGVLRVTTTVGLGAGWLTERVQEFIELYPEISLQLILANEELDLTMRQADCAIRLRQPQQPDLIQRRLFTVHFHLYAAPSYISRYGKPASIAELRNHRIVTFGVPVPSHLSELNWLETVGDFENGQRVPTLQINDILSIKRAVQGGAGIAMLPDYVINKDSGLIQLLPETEVPSFDTYFAYPDAMKNQAKLHVFRDFIIAKARSWSF
- a CDS encoding LysE family translocator, yielding MPSSELLIAFFATTAIFAYIPGPAMLYAAAQTMARGRWSGLTAALGIHLGGYVHVLAAAAGLSVLFHAVPPLYMAVKLIGALYLIWLGVSLFRARTQGGDSALPAIERKSARRAFFESITVEVLNPKTAIFFMAFLPQFIDASAAFPVWLQFVILGTLVNLMFSSADIACVFLAGAMIAGLRRSSRAQRLMQRAGCAVLVGLGVHVALQKS
- a CDS encoding Lrp/AsnC family transcriptional regulator codes for the protein MPLKADLDAIDWKILRELQDDGRMTNVELSNRVGISAPPCLRRVRRLEEAGIIRGYRALLNAPALGMDVVAFCLIGLHHQADAELKTFAERTRGWPIVRDAWMVSGESDFLLHCVASDLGTFQTFVIEELASAPNVDTVRTALTIRRVKDEGLVAF
- a CDS encoding isoprenylcysteine carboxylmethyltransferase family protein, which codes for MRTFSAIAGSALFLVVAPGVVAGLAPFLLTNRYQLPLSTVPAFVPVGWVLVVGATAMLLHAFTRFALEGLGTPAPVAPTERLVVSGIYRYVRNPMYVAVLSIILGQALLFSSWTLVAYGAVVGAAMVSFVRLYEEPTLARRYGAEYEAYRRAVPGWLPRLTPWRG
- a CDS encoding HAD-IIIA family hydrolase, giving the protein MADSKPPYPLDEPGLWVERTRDRTFATGLPAIFLDRDGTINVDTGYPSDPADIVLRPEMLPVIRTANLVGLPAIIISNQSGIARGYFGWAEFAAVNAKLLALLEVEQCRIDMVFACAYHSSGTGELAMGDHPMRKPNPGMLLRARDLLGVDIGRSIIVGDKADDMEAGRRAGLAEGWLVGGRFNKKAADGSFAIRKLMTGNDYRRLCDLIAGWARFRTPPGPHP
- a CDS encoding SIS domain-containing protein → MSALNDYLVRSAAALTATVERDLTAEMERAVSTVVTALSQGKALLICGNGGSASDAIHIAGELVGRFLKERKAYNVIALPANAAVLTAWGNDYGFDTVFSRQVEAHGSQGAVLLAISTSGNSPSILAAAEQARMMSMTVISLTGDTGGKLKPLTDILLNVPSISTPIIQQGHLCLYHYLCEAVEARLSNG
- the trxB gene encoding thioredoxin-disulfide reductase, which codes for MTTKHAPVLIIGSGPAGYTAAIYAARAMLKPMLVAGLQQGGQLMITTDVENYPGFADPIQGPWLMEQMLKQAEHVGTDIVNDIITEVDLNVRPFRAKGDSGTTYTADALIIATGAQAKWLGIPSEQTFMGFGVSACATCDGFFYRGKDVAVVGGGNSAVEEALYLSNLAKSVTVIHRRGDFRAERILRERLFKKENVRVIWDTVVDEITGQPGKAPLPPSVEGLTLRNVVTGEVTRLKVDGVFVAIGHAPAVELFVGKLKQKPNGYLWTAPDSTRTDVPGVFAAGDVTDDIYRQAVTAAGLGCMAALEAEKYLAGIEVHREAAE
- a CDS encoding elongation factor G, which translates into the protein MGTRAGGRRTGPKCIAIVGPFASGKTTLLEAILARTGAIPRQNPVSSGSTVSDHSAEARAHAMSVEATFATTEFMGEQLTFVDCPGSIEFAFEAEPVLAACDAAVVVAEADEKKIPALQLIMRKLDDLGVPRILFLNKVDKAIAGVRDTLKMLQPASSVPLLLRQIPLRKDGVVIGSIDLALERAYIYREYAESQVADIPSDDKARELEARFSMLETLADHDDQLMEQLLEEIEPPKDAIFDDLAADLRAGAVTPVLIGTAEKGNGVLRLLKAIRHDAPDIEATRKRLGAPDGNQTVVQVMKTIHTAHGGKLSVSRVLSGQLADAAELYLSNGESAKVSGIYKMLGKDQLKLASAKTGDTVALGKLDNVKTGQTLSSVKGGSKPLVTLEPPQPVFAFALRPKERKDEVKMSAAIQRLAEEDPSLSLRHNQDSAETVLSGHGEMHLRVVRERLEGKNQIPVEGHAPAVPYRETIRKPAQQRGRHKKQSGGHGQFGDVVIEIKPLPRGTGFQFTDTITGGVVPKTYIQSVETGIRDYLKSGPLGFPVVDVAVNLSDGSYHAVDSSDMAFQMAAKLAMKEGMAACSPVLLEPVMKVEIVTPSDATSKIIALIPQRRGQILGYDARPDWPGWDVVEATMPQAEIGDLIIELRSATAGVASYRAAFDHMAELTGRLADEAMNASGKAA
- the rfaE1 gene encoding D-glycero-beta-D-manno-heptose-7-phosphate kinase gives rise to the protein MINHHLPSPEPLHRAIARFGGVTVLVVGDFILDRFVSGVIERISPEAPIPVLHGRGEMLAMGGAGNVVSNIVSLGAAAIPVSVIGADKAGDDLMRMLGELGAETFGLSQQRDRMTSSKSRFSALNQQVLRFDEEEVKSLNAAERSTLVEHFRTALARADIVILSDYGKGMLLDGVAGELISICREAGKPVLVDPKGRDYARYAGATAVTPNRKELGEAVGRAVFADDEIVAATRELISAHGFDFVVATRSEKGMSVVEPDDARHIATQAREVFDVSGAGDTVIATFALALAAGADRVQAATIANAAGGVVVGKRGTARLTVEELTGALFRSHGPVAHKDAILDAAAAARMVAAWKEEGLTVGFTNGCFDILHAGHVSLLHAARSQCDRLVLGLNSDASVRRLKGPGRPVNDQHDRACVLAALASVDAVVVFEEDTPLALIEALLPDILVKGADYTIDKVVGADVVQKAGGRVVLVDLVAGKSTTGTIGRMRATN
- a CDS encoding EAL domain-containing protein; translation: MSILATIKDHSGRIYRGIQFLLVLSIAATALGAAGLVRDSSFTSALIVSMVATGLALLVLMYMRSSVVQRLRSAAAAEAEKHHFLAVDAMTGAMTRRYVLEALDERLGTLRSRREASLLLIDLDHFKQLNDTFGHQFGDLALAHLVKAAERIFADGVVGRLGGDEFAVIVPHGNLAVINKDARRLLDVMRAGKSHEGKIVPLSISIGVALAPAHASNTTELMLLADLALYESKAGGRGRVTVFDEEMLSDKRYRRLVERELRAAIYLGELDLHYQPIVDTDRSTFALEGLVRWRHPVRGLISPADFIPIAERSTLIDMLGEWVFRRACADIAHFPGLRISINVSGEQLKRDEIVTMCDRVLRETGRLAAEFIIEITETVATAATPEILKRLEALRGLGFHIALDDFGTGHCGINYLKTLPIDSIKIDRSYISSLAHDQVAQIFVSALAQIARIQHVTIVAEGVETEEEFTLARAAGCNRFQGYFFGRPAPRQKAGALPAADAAALALIA